A genomic window from Pecten maximus chromosome 2, xPecMax1.1, whole genome shotgun sequence includes:
- the LOC117318705 gene encoding uncharacterized protein LOC117318705 — translation MASVGIYCILVFFMLLLGDINPVCGILEKKVGDWQMIYRARSRNGQSVVNSYMKQGVASEQTETNPRCVSVNGRDQCRTNYRHSMIDRWDSSGVQKVRLELYKEGELVAHVVFNGKSTTSTSWFSKENVLSSNWFDLKEPNTEEGKQFSFFGYSNNDIDRRLYINKHWKGGCSFHKGWMVVVEGLARGNGCNYEVSLSYPVFLYTPHTYADFYGDFKREADVLVISVIANRVNAV, via the exons ATGGCCTCTGTTGGAATCTATTGTATTCTAGTGTTTTTTATGCTCCTCTTGGGGGATATAAACCCAG TTTGCGGAATCCTGGAGAAAAAGGTGGGCGACTGGCAAATGATTTACCGGGCGCGGAGTAGGAATGGTCAATCCGTGGTGAACAGCTATATGAAACAGGGCGTGGCAAGCGAACAGACTGAAACAAACCCTCGCTGTGTTTCTGTTAATGGGCGGGACCAATGCAGGACTAATTACCGACACAGCATGATTGACAGATGGGACAGCTCAGGAGTTCAAAAG GTAAGACTTGAACTATACAAGGAAGGAGAACTGGTGGCACATGTTGTATTTAACGGCAAGTCCACCACATCGACAAGCTGGTTCAGTAAGGAAAACGTGCTTTCCTCAAACTGGTTCGACCTCAAGGAGCCAAACACGGAAGAAGGAAAACAGTTCTCATTTTTTGGATACAG CAACAACGACATCGACCGTCGCCTGTACATCAACAAGCATTGGAAGGGAGGCTGCAGCTTCCACAAGGGTTGGATGGTGGTTGTCGAGGGATTGGCCCGTGGTAACGGTTGTAACTATGAGGTGTCCTTATCGTACCCTGTCTTCCTCTACACTCCACACACATACGCGGACTTCTACGGTGACT TCAAACGTGAAGCAGATGTATTGGTCATCTCCGTGATAGCTAACCGAGTGAACGCCGTGTAG